The DNA window GCGGTTCACACCAAGGCAGACGTTGCTTGTGCCAAGGCAGACGTTGCTTGTGCCAAGGCAGACGTTGACTGTGCCAAGGCAGACGTTGACTGTGCCAAGGCAGACGTTGCTCACGCCAAGGCAAGCGCGGCTCATGCCAAGGCAGACGTCGTTCACGCCAGAAGTAGCGCGGTTCCCCGGAGGTAGACGTTGTGGTGGCCCGGACCTCCAAGGCTGACCGGAGGATGTCCGGGCAACATGATAACCTGAACCTCAGGATGCCCTCGCGAGAGCCGCCCGAGAAACGTCCCCTGGCCTCAGCACGCCCTCCGAGTGCTGCACCGCTCGCAGCCCCCGTACGCGACCGCGAGATGGAGACGGCGGCGGTGCTGGTGAAGTGGCTCGACCGGCGCTTTCTGGATCCGCTCATCGGGCTCGCGGTGCCCGCGGTCGGAGACATTCTCACCTCGGTCGCGGGGCTCTACCTGGTGGTGCTCGGCGTCCGGCGAAAGGTGCCGGCGGTCATCGTGGCGCGGATGCTGGTGAACCTGGGGCTCGATGCGCTGCTCGGAGCGGTGCCGGTGCTGGGGGACGTGTTCGATTTCGCGTTCCGCGCCAACGTGCGCAACCTGGCGCTGCTGGAGATGCACCACGAGGGGCGGCCGCCCCGCGCGAAGGACTGGCTGGTCGTCGGGGGGGCAGCGCTGTTCCTGCTGGTCGCACTGGCAGTGCCGATCGCGCTGGCGGGGTGGCTGATCGCGTGGCTCTTCGGGGGACACGGCGGCGGCTGAAGCGACGGGCGTCCTTGGAAGTCGCGGCTGCCCTGCGTCGAGTGCCCTGGAAGGAAATGGGGTGGGGTGTGCGACACAGCCGTCTGGCGAGGGGGCACGGTGGTCGCGTGGAGAGCCGGTGACGGAGGCGATTGTCACCGCGGTGGGGTTGCTCGTGCCGGGATCGTTCTTACGGTGGACCGCACTTCCAAGGAGCCATCCGATGAGCGAGCCTGCCCTGTTTCAGCCTCTCACCCTGCGCGGTCTCACGTTGAAGAACCGCGTGGTGGTGTCGCCCATGTGCCAGTACTCCGCGGTCGATGGCGTCGCCAACGACTGGCACTTCGTGCATCTCGGCCGGTTCGCCATCGGGGGCGCCGGGACGGTGTTCGTCGAGGCGACGGGGGTCGAGGCGCGCGGGCGCATCTCCCACGGGGACATGGGGCTCTACAACGACGAGCAGCAGGCGGCGCTGGCGCGCATCGCGGCGTTCGTGAAGTCGCAGGGTGCAGTGCCGGCCATCCAGCTCGCGCACGCAGGGCGCAAGGCGAGCACCCACCGGCCCTGGCAGGGGGGCGCGTCGATCACGCCGGAGAATGCGCTGCCGGGGGAGCCGCCGTGGACCACGGTCGCGCCGAGCGCGCTTCCCTTCGACGAGGGGTGGCACACGCCGCACGCGCTCACGCTGGAGGAGATCGCGGAGCTGAAGGAGGCGTGGGCGAGCTCGACGCGCCGAGCACTGGCGGCGGGGTTCGAGATCGTCGAGGTCCACGCGGCGCATGGCTACTTGCTGACGGAATTCCTGTCGCCGATCTCGAACCAGCGGACGGATGCGTACGGCGGGGATCTGGCGGGGCGGATGCGCTTGCTGCTGGAGGTGGTGGAGGTGGTGCGCGCCGTGTGGCCGGAGGACCGGCCGGTGTTCGTGCGGATCTCGGCGGTGGACGGGACGGAGGGGGGCTGGTCGCTGGAAGACAGCCTGGTGCTGGCGCGGGAGCTGAAGGCGCGCGGGGTGGATGTCGTCGATTGCTCGTCGGGTGGGCTCAGCCCGTCGATGGCGACGCTGAACCGGCCGGCGCCGGGGTATCAGGTGCCGTACGCCGAGGCGCTGCGGAAGGAGGTGAAGCTCGCGACGATGGCCGTGGGGTTGATCCTCGATGCAGCGCAGGCCGAGGCGATCTTGCAGTCGGGGCAGGCGGATCTGGTGGCGCTGGGGCGGGCGTTGCTGGTCGACCCGAACTGGACGCAGACCGCGAAGGCAGCGCTCGCGCCCGAGCAGGCGGGTGATGCGACGTGGCCGCCCGCGGTGGGCTACGCGGTGAAGCGGCTGTACGACCTGCGGAAGAGGGCGCAGGGGGAGAAGAAGTAGGGACCGGAGGCAACAGGGCGCGGCTTTCCGGCAAGCCCATCGGAGTGGGCGCCGCGTTGAGGACTCCGAGGGGCACCGCTCACGACACGCTCGGACCAGGAGGCGCTGCTCACTCGAGCTTGAAGCGGAACGAGAAGGTGTACCGCACGGTCACCGGCTCTCCGGCGAAGGTGCTGGGCTTGTAGCGGTGCGTGGCGATCGCGCGGAGGACGGCGTCTTCGAGGTGCGGCAAGCCCTTGAGGATGCGGCAGTTGCGGGCGGCGCCGTCGACGGTGACCACGCACTGCACGAGGACCATGCCCTCGACGCGGGCGGCGCGGGCTTCGCGGGTGTAGGTGGGGGGGACGCCGGAGAGCAGGACGGGGCGGGTCATTCCCTGGCCGAAGGGGCGCTCCTGGGTGGCCGGGGGTGGTGGCGGCGGGGGTGCAGGTCGCGCAGGAGGGGCGGTGCCGGTGCCGCCGATGACGCCGCCGATGTGGCCGCCGATGGTGCCGCCCGGGGTGCCACCCGGGATGCCGCCGGGCTGGCCACCGGGCTCGGGGTAGGTGTCGTCGTCCGCGCTGTCCGAGGGCGGTGGGGTCTCGGGAGGCGTGGGCTGGGGTCGCTCCGGAGGGAGGGTCACGCGGTCGGGACGAACGGCCGGGCGGGGTCGCTTCGTGGGCTGGGTCGTCTTCGCGATGCCGCCGGCTGGAGGCGGCGGAGGCGGCGGGGGTGGAGGCATGACCAGGGTGACCTGCGGGGCCTCGGGCGGCGCGGTGGTCTCGGCGTGGTGAGAGAGCAGGAAAACGAGGGCGAAGGCGGCACCGTGGGCAGCGAGGGCGATGAGGGTGCCCGTGCCGAGGCGACCTTGCGGGACGGCGGAGCGGTTCAGGACGGCATCGAACATGGGCGTGGCCTCTCCTTCACGGTCCGAGGGCGGACCGCGTCCTTGCCGCGCGCGATGGGCGCGCGGGGTCATGGGTGTGCGAGCGTGATCAGCGCGGCAGGGTGAGCCGCACGGTGAAGATCTGTTCGACGGCGATGGGGCGGCCGTTGCGGGTGGCGGGCGTGAAGCGCCAGGTGGCGAGGGTGTCGAGCACGGCCTGGTCCATGAAAGGGAGCGATTGCTGCACCACGCAGCCGGTCAAGGTGCCCTGCTCGGTGATGAGGCAGCTCACCACGACGAGGCCTTCGACGCGGGCGGCGCGGGCTTCCGGGGTGTACTCGGGGTCGCGGCCGGAGAGGAGCACGGGGGGCGCGTCCTGAGTGCGCGGCGCGACCGTGCTCGCGGTGCGGAGGTCGACTTCGACGGGCGCGGAGCGCGAGGTCATCGGGCGCAGGCCGGGGACGAGCAGCGCCATCATGGCCGCAGCGGCGAGGAGGACGGAGGTCACCTGGACGAGGCCGCGGGCGCGCGAGGGGCGCGGCTCGGCGTGGAGGACGCCGCTGAAGAGAGGGATGGCGGCGGGGGAGGCGGTGCTCCGGGGGGGCGGAAGCGCGGGGCGTGTCGTGGTCCCGGAGGCGTGCAAGGGCGAGCCGGGAAGCACGGGGCTTCGTGCGGGGCGATGCGCCGGGTCGGAGGGTGTCGGGTGCGCCGAGGTGGCCTGCTTCGAGGCGGCCTGCTCCGAGGCGGCCTGCTCCGAGAGGGTTCGCTCCGAGATGGCTTGCGCGGAGGTCGAAGAGGGGGCGACGTCGGCGAGGCCGAGGGCGGCGAGGGCGCGCGCGCGGGCGTCGGCAGGCGGCTGGTCGGCGCGGGCGGCGCGGAACAGCGCGGCTTCGAGCGAGGTGTCGTCTTGCTCGGACCAGCGTCGGGGCGCGCTCATGAGCGACCTCCAGGGGTGCGGGCAGCATGGCGAGCCGCGGCGCGCGCGAAGGCTTCGCGGGCCCGGCGGAGGCGGGAGGCGACGGTGCCCATGGGGACCTTGAGGACGACGGCGATCTCCTGGGTGGAGAGTTCTTCCAGCTCGAAGAGGACGAGCACGGTGCGGAGGTCGTCGGGGAGTGTGGCGAGGAGTTCGTCGAGGAGGGCGAGGTTGCGTTTCTGCTCGACGATCTCGTCGGGGCGAGGGGCGGGATCCATCTGGAGGGGGAGGTCGTGGTCCTCGCTCTCGGGGACCTCGCGGCGCCTGCGTCGGGCGCGGGCGGCGTGCGCAGCGATGTGGACGGCGGAGCGGAGGAGGAAGGCGCGTTCACTGCCCTCCTGGATGGTGTCGAGGCGGCGCGAGGCGACCAGGAAGACTTGCTGGGTGCAGTCGTCGAGATCGGTGGGTGGGGTGCCGAGGCGGCGGAGGGCGCGCCACACGGTGTCGAAGTGGGCGTCGACCATGGCGCGGAGTCGCGCGGCGGCGAGGGCCGGGGCAATCCAGGCGCCGTCGGTCTCGGGCGCCGGGTCGACGGCGGCGCAGACGCGCTCGTCGGGGTCATCCATGAGGGCGAGGGCGAACTCTGCCCTGGGGAGCGGGAGCACGCTCATGGGCTGGTGCTCCCGTCG is part of the Chondromyces crocatus genome and encodes:
- a CDS encoding DUF4112 domain-containing protein, producing METAAVLVKWLDRRFLDPLIGLAVPAVGDILTSVAGLYLVVLGVRRKVPAVIVARMLVNLGLDALLGAVPVLGDVFDFAFRANVRNLALLEMHHEGRPPRAKDWLVVGGAALFLLVALAVPIALAGWLIAWLFGGHGGG
- a CDS encoding NADH:flavin oxidoreductase/NADH oxidase yields the protein MSEPALFQPLTLRGLTLKNRVVVSPMCQYSAVDGVANDWHFVHLGRFAIGGAGTVFVEATGVEARGRISHGDMGLYNDEQQAALARIAAFVKSQGAVPAIQLAHAGRKASTHRPWQGGASITPENALPGEPPWTTVAPSALPFDEGWHTPHALTLEEIAELKEAWASSTRRALAAGFEIVEVHAAHGYLLTEFLSPISNQRTDAYGGDLAGRMRLLLEVVEVVRAVWPEDRPVFVRISAVDGTEGGWSLEDSLVLARELKARGVDVVDCSSGGLSPSMATLNRPAPGYQVPYAEALRKEVKLATMAVGLILDAAQAEAILQSGQADLVALGRALLVDPNWTQTAKAALAPEQAGDATWPPAVGYAVKRLYDLRKRAQGEKK
- a CDS encoding energy transducer TonB, whose amino-acid sequence is MFDAVLNRSAVPQGRLGTGTLIALAAHGAAFALVFLLSHHAETTAPPEAPQVTLVMPPPPPPPPPPAGGIAKTTQPTKRPRPAVRPDRVTLPPERPQPTPPETPPPSDSADDDTYPEPGGQPGGIPGGTPGGTIGGHIGGVIGGTGTAPPARPAPPPPPPPATQERPFGQGMTRPVLLSGVPPTYTREARAARVEGMVLVQCVVTVDGAARNCRILKGLPHLEDAVLRAIATHRYKPSTFAGEPVTVRYTFSFRFKLE
- a CDS encoding energy transducer TonB; this encodes MSAPRRWSEQDDTSLEAALFRAARADQPPADARARALAALGLADVAPSSTSAQAISERTLSEQAASEQAASKQATSAHPTPSDPAHRPARSPVLPGSPLHASGTTTRPALPPPRSTASPAAIPLFSGVLHAEPRPSRARGLVQVTSVLLAAAAMMALLVPGLRPMTSRSAPVEVDLRTASTVAPRTQDAPPVLLSGRDPEYTPEARAARVEGLVVVSCLITEQGTLTGCVVQQSLPFMDQAVLDTLATWRFTPATRNGRPIAVEQIFTVRLTLPR
- a CDS encoding RNA polymerase sigma factor, with amino-acid sequence MSVLPLPRAEFALALMDDPDERVCAAVDPAPETDGAWIAPALAAARLRAMVDAHFDTVWRALRRLGTPPTDLDDCTQQVFLVASRRLDTIQEGSERAFLLRSAVHIAAHAARARRRRREVPESEDHDLPLQMDPAPRPDEIVEQKRNLALLDELLATLPDDLRTVLVLFELEELSTQEIAVVLKVPMGTVASRLRRAREAFARAAARHAARTPGGRS